From the Amycolatopsis thermoflava N1165 genome, one window contains:
- a CDS encoding ketopantoate reductase family protein: protein MTTINPTEPVALIGAGALGTLLGHHLARAGHPVIVCGRSEVDRLVVTDETGRREEPVKWAATPADLPAVRWAVLAVKIGATPSTAEWLARLPADGGVLVAQNGIDQRERVSPLTAATVVPALAWLNCELVGPGHTRSRTTGRGIVVPDDDGGRAVARLYDGSGLVVETSPDLPLASWEKLIINVVANSLTALTGRRMEMLGDPALRAIAMDLAAETASVARAAGVALTGTRAREIVEWLAGTDPGLTTSMLQDRQAGRPLEHDGLLGPVVTLAGKHGIPAPVTTTILRLLRGLPR from the coding sequence GTGACGACCATCAACCCGACCGAGCCCGTCGCGCTGATCGGCGCGGGCGCGCTCGGCACGCTCCTGGGCCACCACCTGGCCCGTGCGGGACACCCCGTGATCGTGTGCGGCCGGTCCGAAGTGGACCGGCTCGTGGTGACCGACGAGACCGGCCGCCGCGAAGAGCCGGTGAAGTGGGCGGCCACGCCCGCCGACCTGCCCGCGGTGCGCTGGGCGGTGCTCGCGGTGAAGATCGGGGCCACGCCTTCCACCGCGGAGTGGCTCGCGAGACTGCCCGCCGACGGCGGGGTCCTCGTCGCGCAGAACGGCATCGACCAGCGGGAGCGGGTGAGTCCGCTGACCGCCGCGACGGTGGTCCCCGCGCTGGCGTGGCTCAACTGCGAGCTTGTCGGGCCGGGCCACACCCGCAGCCGGACCACCGGACGCGGCATCGTGGTGCCCGACGACGACGGCGGCCGCGCGGTCGCCCGGCTCTACGACGGCTCCGGCCTCGTCGTGGAGACCAGCCCGGACCTCCCGCTCGCCTCGTGGGAGAAGCTGATCATCAACGTGGTGGCGAACTCGCTCACCGCGCTGACCGGGCGGCGCATGGAAATGCTGGGCGATCCGGCGTTGCGGGCGATCGCGATGGACCTCGCGGCCGAGACCGCCTCGGTCGCCAGGGCGGCCGGGGTGGCCCTGACGGGCACGCGGGCCAGGGAGATCGTCGAGTGGCTCGCCGGGACGGACCCCGGCCTGACCACCTCGATGCTGCAGGACCGGCAGGCCGGGCGCCCGCTGGAGCACGACGGTCTGCTCGGCCCGGTCGTGACCCTCGCCGGCAAGCACGGCATCCCGGCGCCGGTGACGACCACGATCCTCCGCCTGCTGCGCGGCCTGCCGCGCTGA